The following proteins come from a genomic window of Pyxidicoccus sp. MSG2:
- a CDS encoding ABC transporter substrate-binding protein encodes MPSPALVRGAGLAAVLALLALLAACRIESAAPASGPVAAREGAPSGDVWVYTSMYRHVLDALDPLLKEKLPGVQVHWYQAGSEKVASRLEAERAAGAVRADLLATSDPFLYERLAREGAFARYASPNVLRVPRSLVDLDARYAAIRLSTMVLVHRQGTTPVPSSFAELADGRWKGRVAIGDPLTSGTAFTWAVFCQARYGDAFFTGLRERGAIVAGGNAAVLQKVESGEADAGVLLLENALAARARGSPIQVVWPTDGAVVIPGPVGLFATTPNPVAAKAVLDVLLSPEGQRLIVEKGDMHAVDPRLGGPRGEPGVDALLERAQPWTPALVERGLTRGGDVKESFTRAFSR; translated from the coding sequence ATGCCCTCTCCTGCCCTGGTCCGGGGCGCCGGCCTGGCCGCCGTGCTCGCCCTGCTCGCCCTGCTCGCCGCGTGCCGCATCGAGTCCGCCGCGCCCGCGTCAGGCCCCGTGGCCGCGCGCGAGGGCGCACCGTCCGGAGACGTGTGGGTCTACACGTCCATGTATCGGCACGTGCTGGACGCGCTGGACCCGCTGCTGAAGGAGAAGCTCCCCGGCGTTCAGGTGCACTGGTACCAGGCCGGCAGCGAGAAGGTGGCCAGCCGGCTCGAAGCCGAGCGCGCCGCGGGCGCCGTGCGCGCGGACCTGCTCGCCACGTCGGACCCGTTCCTCTACGAGCGGCTCGCTCGCGAGGGCGCCTTCGCGCGCTACGCCTCGCCCAACGTGCTCCGGGTGCCCCGCTCGCTGGTGGACCTGGACGCGCGCTACGCGGCCATCCGCCTGTCCACCATGGTGCTGGTGCACCGCCAGGGCACCACGCCTGTGCCGTCGTCCTTCGCTGAGTTGGCGGACGGACGCTGGAAGGGGCGCGTGGCCATTGGTGACCCGCTCACGTCGGGCACCGCCTTCACCTGGGCGGTGTTCTGCCAGGCGAGGTACGGCGACGCCTTCTTCACCGGCCTGCGCGAGCGCGGCGCCATCGTCGCCGGAGGCAACGCGGCGGTGCTCCAGAAGGTGGAGAGCGGCGAGGCGGACGCCGGAGTGCTGCTGTTGGAGAACGCGCTGGCGGCCCGGGCTCGCGGCAGTCCCATCCAGGTGGTGTGGCCCACCGATGGCGCCGTGGTCATCCCCGGCCCGGTGGGCCTCTTCGCGACGACGCCCAACCCGGTGGCGGCGAAGGCCGTGCTGGACGTCCTCCTGTCCCCCGAGGGCCAGCGCCTCATCGTCGAGAAGGGCGACATGCACGCGGTGGACCCCAGGCTCGGCGGGCCGCGGGGTGAGCCCGGTGTGGACGCGCTGCTGGAGCGCGCGCAGCCGTGGACACCCGCGCTCGTGGAGCGGGGCCTCACGCGCGGTGGGGACGTCAAGGAGTCCTTCACCCGGGCGTTCTCCCGATGA